ACGAAGGGATGGACACCGGCCCGATGCTCCACGTGCGCGAAATGCCGATCGGGGACGACGACACCGCCGAGTCGATGTACGCGAAGCTGTCCGTCCTCGGCGCGGAGGCGCTGCTCGAGTCGCTTACGATGCTCCGCGGCGGAACGCTCTCCGAGACGCCGCAGGACGGCTCCCTGGCGACGTACGCCCCGATGCTGAAGAAAGAGCACGGGCGGATCGACTGGTCGAAGGGGGCACGGGAGATCCGGAACCTGGTCCGCGGGATGACGCCCTGGCCGTCCGCCGTAGCGGCGCACGCGGGAAAGGGACTGAAGGTGGTCTCGGCCGCCGTTGCGTCGAAGGACAGTGCGGGTGGTGGTGGAGCGCGGCGGGGTCTCCGTTGCGTGCGGGAACGGAGTTCTTCGCCTGCTGGCGGTCCAGCCGGAGGGTGGGAAGGCGATGGACGCCTGGGCGTACGCGCAGGGGCGCCGCGTGGGAAAGGGGGACCGGCTATCGTAAGGGACGCGGCGATCTCGGTCCTTGCGCGCGTCGACCGGGACGAGGCGTTCGCCGACACCGTGCTCGACCGCGCGCTGCGGGAAGGATCGTTTCCCGACCCCCGGGACCGGGGGCTTCTGACCGAGATCGTGATGGGCACGCTGCGCCGACGCGGCGCGATCGACTTTGCCCTCCTGCCGTACCTCTCCCGGCCGCTCGAAAAGACCGATGTGTACGTGCGCAACGCGCTGCGCTCCGGCGCCTACCAGCTCTTCCACACGCGGATCCCCGACCGGGCCGCGCTGAACGAAACGGTGGCGGCGGTCAAGGCGGCCCGCGGCGGCGGCGCGGCCGGATTCGTGAACGCCGTCCTGCGCGGGATCGTCCGGGCGGGGAAAGTGCCGGCGCTCCCTCCGGAAGGCGACCCGCGGAGGGCCCCCGCGGAGCTGTCGGCCCCGGCCTCTCTCATCGGCGCCCTGGAACGGACGATGGGACGGGAGGAAACGCGGGCGTTCCTTCTCGCCTGCCTCGAGGTGCCCCCGTTCTCCGTGCGCGTCAACCCGTTCCGGGCGACTGCCGGAGAGCTGGCGGCGCGGTTCGCCGCCGACGGAAGGGAGCCCGCCTCGTGCCGGTTCGCGCCGGACGGGATCGTCCTCGGAAAGCCGCCTGCGGTCCACGCGGACGCGGCGTTCCGCGAGGGAACGTATCTGGTGATGGACGAGGGGGCCCAGCTGATCGCGCCGCTGCTCACCCCCGCCGCGGGCGACCGGATCCTCGACACGTGCGCCGCGCCCGGCGGGAAGACGACCCATCTGGCCGCGCTCGCGGGCGGGGTGGCGGCGATCGTGGCGGCGGACGTCTCCACGGCCCGCCTCCGATTGCTGCGCGAGACATTGGCGCGCA
The window above is part of the Deltaproteobacteria bacterium genome. Proteins encoded here:
- the rsmB gene encoding 16S rRNA (cytosine(967)-C(5))-methyltransferase RsmB, which encodes MRERSSSPAGGPAGGWEGDGRLGVRAGAPRGKGGPAIVRDAAISVLARVDRDEAFADTVLDRALREGSFPDPRDRGLLTEIVMGTLRRRGAIDFALLPYLSRPLEKTDVYVRNALRSGAYQLFHTRIPDRAALNETVAAVKAARGGGAAGFVNAVLRGIVRAGKVPALPPEGDPRRAPAELSAPASLIGALERTMGREETRAFLLACLEVPPFSVRVNPFRATAGELAARFAADGREPASCRFAPDGIVLGKPPAVHADAAFREGTYLVMDEGAQLIAPLLTPAAGDRILDTCAAPGGKTTHLAALAGGVAAIVAADVSTARLRLLRETLARTAAAGVDTALHDFSRAPLPSTRGVYDKVLVDAPCTGMGVIRRNPDAKWRFRAEGVTRMARLQGAILRNAWESVRPGGALAYCTCSPLREEDEDVVMSFLGERGNASVIGPPERWPGPADAWTADGFLRLYPHRHGTDAFFAALVRKTP